The Silene latifolia isolate original U9 population chromosome Y, ASM4854445v1, whole genome shotgun sequence sequence GGGGAGTAAAGGAAATACGTGGACACCAAGAGGAGGCTAGAGACTGCTACAAGGATGCCCTCAAACCTACAGCGAGCCCACCAGCATAGCATTTACAGAGAATGTGCGTCTAGAGGGAGTACATCGCCCCACAAGCAGAACTTGAGGAAGTACATCTGGACATTCAGCGCCTTCAGCGAACTATGCTTATTGGAGCAGACTGTACAAGTAGTATCCGTCATCAGCTACTTGAGTTTTTGCGtactaacatggattgctttgcctGGTTGCACGATGATATGGTAGGTATTGACCCAAGCGCACCGGTTGAACGTCGACGCCAGTTATCAACCATTACAATAGAGAAGGAGGAAGTTTGCTTCAGAAACAAATGAGGTAATCAATCAAGAGGCGAACAATCTACTAGCAGCAGGAAAGATCAGGGAGGTCAAGTACCCATAATGGCTTTCTAACATCGTGGTAGTACCCAAGAAGAACAACAAGTGGAGGGTATGCGTAGACTTCATGGACCCGAACAAAGCATGCCCAAAGATCCCTTCCCATTGCCATACatagatgcaatggtggatgcaacaGCATGCCACGAAATGCTTACTTTCCTTGATGCATGGAGTGGACACAATTAGATCTAAATGCACCCGGATGATCCGGAGAAAACAATCTTCAGATATGACAGGGGTCTGTACTGGTGCAACGTAATGCCATTTCACTTCAAGAATGCCGGCTCGACCTACCAACGTCTGGTAAACAAAATGTTCAAAGATGAGATTGGGAGAACAATGGAAGTTTATATAGACGATATGGTGGTCAAGTCAAAGCAGGCAGAACACCACATGCCCCACTTTCAGAATACTTTGGAGATACTCAGTTAGTACCAGATGAGAATGAACCCCTTGAAGTGTATCTTTGGGGTGTCCTTGTTTtagtaaatttctaccaatttagggttaaagtagtCTTAACGTTAGGTCTGAATTGCAATTTGATTGTTTGTTGTATACTAATCTGAATGTGCAATGTAAGTAaagaacacaagcaattttggtgacgcggaaaacccgatgtgggaaacaaccgcggggggagacggaatcccaccactaTTTTCACTATAACTCGGGAGGAAATACAGTTCGTGCGTTCGCTATGAATGCTAGGGTATATTTCTCGTATTTTCTGATCCCCCTTCTTCTTTGTGTTGAGGCTCTTTATATAGGGAGAGCTCGGCTagctagggtttcttgctttctttccaagttattcctaatttgacACCGAATAGGACATTCCATCCCTGGATATGGTAAGTGGTAGGACTCTCATATGCTTCTTCCATGCGGATCAAAGCCCACGTTCTTCGCTGCTCGCTAATACTGTCACCCTGGCTTCCTGATGTAATGCGTCCCACACTGCTTCCAGACCTGCTGCCCTAGACCAGCCCATATCCATATTTTGGGCCTATtagtttgcccccaattttccgCGAAAGcgtaaccctaattatttgagcggGAAATTGCAGTGTATCGTTGAGTGACTTCTCGCATACTCCATTTTAATTCACACTCTTCAAAACCCCAACTACCCTCTCCTATTCAATCTCACCCATCCCCTTCTTTCTCTTTCATCATTATTTCATttcctcaaaattttcaaatttccgTCTCCCCAAACCCTTCTGCTTCAACGTCTTCAGGTACTCTTGCTTCTCTCTCCTCATTTGCCATGGCCAAAGCCCGTCTCACGTCATCTTCATCTACCACCATAGACCTTATAGAGGACGACGACTTCCCTTCGCAGGGAGTTCTCAAAAGACCACATTCCGGCGACTCTCACCTAACCCAAGAGGACATCCCCAGGATCAAAGATTTGCTTGGcctaggtgacgatgtggtgatCCTCATCCCCAAACCCGGTCAGAAAGCAGACGCCTTTCATGCGGGGTGGATCTGCTTGTACACCTACCCTTTCGCCCTTGGTCTTAAGTTTCCCTTCCCCTAATGATCCAAGAGTTCATCCGCCTGAACTCTCTTCCCATGGCCCAAATTGCCCCTTATTCATAGAGGATCCTCTTGTCTACTGTTGCTTTGAACAACAGTCTGGGCGCCGAGATCGGATTGTCAGATCTGGCCCATAGATTTGAGTGTCGGTCGTTGGGGAATGGCCAATACACCTTCAGGGCCGTGGAGAAGACTGAAAACTTACTCCAGTCGGCGGCTAAAGGGAAGGACGATGGGTGGTACGAGGATTTATTCTATGTCAAACTTGAATCTCTTCCCATCCACGCTGATTACTTGTTCGAGCACTGGGTTTTTGCCAAGAGTAAGTGTATTTTGCATGTCTATTTTTGATTGCCCCTGTCGCTCACTGTTCTTACTCTTTGATTTGACGCAGAACTCAAGAACCCTGAGAAATCTGAAGACGAAGCAATCTCTGTTGCCAAGCTTTTATCCATCCCTGAAGACCATGTCTTCTGGTAAACATCCTCTTTTAATCTCTAGAATCTTCCTTGCCCATTAGTTCTCTATTCTGACTTCTTGCGTCCTGGTACCTCCGCAGGAAATGCTAGACCCTCTGCCTCTGAGATCCTGATGCGCCACGCCAGGAAAAGAACTGCTGACTCCTTCACCTCTCCTGCTTCCTCAAGGAGGAGATCCGCCTCAAGGCCTGCTCCAGAACCTATCGAAGTGACTCCCATATCACGTGCCCCTGGGTCCCCTGTCCATGCTGATGAGCTGCTGCTGCGCCTCCCTACCAACTTTGAAGATGCTGATCATGCCAGCTACTAGCCTGCACTGGAGAGGTTCTTGACCCCAGCTTGCTCCAGGGCGTTTGATTCGACTGCCCCCCAGGAGATGACTGACCTGGCTGCTGAACATTGCTTCCTTGTAAGTCTTCCTTTACTGGCCCCTCTCTTTCTCTGCCCCTGTAATTCCTTGACTGATGGTTTTCTTTATGGCAGGCTCTTCAATCATCCCTCTACCTTCGTAAGATGCGgaagagggccaaagttgagtgCTTGGCTTCTGTGGGGAAGAATAAGGAGCTCACATCTACCTGTACAAAACTGAGGGAGCAGCTCCATGTGGCCTTAAAGGAGAAGGAGGCAGCTAAAGACCAGCTGGCGAGGACCCATGAAGCTAACTGTGTTTTGACTTCTGGGCTGACAAAGGCAGAGGCCCGTGCTGAAGAGATGGCTGAGCTAGCCAAAAACATGGGAGCCTACACTGCTTTTGATGGGCGGATTGACTGCATCCGTGCTTATACTGAGGGGAGGCACACATCCTGGAACCTGGAGGAGGAGCTGGCCGAGTTTGTGCATTTCCCAATGGTATGGATCTGAGCGCCCTATTCCCTTttgaagctgaggctgctaatCCGGAGCCTGATTTCACCGCCATAGATATCTCTGGGCTATCTGGGATCAGAGGAGATCTGGCGGAGCAGAGTGAAGGTGTTCTTGAAACTCCCGAGGTCGTTTCGGTACACTGCAACAGAGAAGCAGATGAAGCACGGGGAGCAGAGCAATGGTCAGGATGCAGTTGttgagaggattgacctctcttaaaTTTTAAGTTGTCTGGGGACTTGGCCAGGTGTGGTGCAAGTTTGTAAAAAACTCTTTtacgttttatttttattttggctcGTTTTGTGCCTGCTGGTATGTAGGCTTTAAACTCTGATGGTGCCTGCTACAGGTAGCAGGTGCTTTAACTTAAAGTGGTTCTGGGCCCAGGTTTTAGGCCCTGCTTTTGTTATACTTCCGTTTTTTTCCATTGATTTCTGGAGTGGTGATTCCACATAGGTATATCCAGGAAGCTGACCTGGTTCCAGGTGCACAACACTTGCTCCTGGTGACAAGTTTTTGATaacatattttacccatgacgtaaaatatcttatcaCTAGGATTAGCTGATTAGAGCATACCTTCATTGACTGTTTctgactaacaaggaatgttgcgttccttgtggttccagacgttAGAAATTCCGTGCGCGCACCTTTTGCTCTACGTCATAGCTATGGAATTACTGAGAttaacgttaaggtatgggtggtcttagtatgTCGTACCATGCgcgctacctcggcgtatgctcCCCATGTGGCTTGAGTTAAGATAAATGTCTTCGCAGCCTCACATGGCAGGGGCTGGACCCTCAAAGTGTCCCTTATCTAACAAGTAGCCAACATTAGTACCAAAGCCTTTCTTCGTAGTAGCATGATAAATTCCAAAGTAGTGCAAattacctggtgctatctcaATGTGTTCCAGAGCAACACCTGGATCCAGTAAGCCACAGCCTGGACTACTTGGTTTAAAAACGACTCTATTTGAAATAAAGAAAAACTagggaaaacaaaagaaaaaagtttTTTGAAACACACCAATACCTAAAGCATATACTAACCCCCTCCCCCCCTTTTTTTTGAAAGGTCCTTTGTACACTAAAGTTTTggcactttgtcagacaaagtaccgTTTCAAGTGACGAATGTTCCAGGTTTTATCCAGGATTTGACCGTGCATGGTCATTAACCTGTATGCCCCATTCTTGACAATGCTTTCGACCTGATATggcccttcccatttgtaggcaaacTTGTCTGCTTTGTGGTTCTTGGTATTTTCGAATACCCTTCTGAGTACGAGGTCCCCCACTTCAAGGGTCCTGATCTTGACATTCTTGTTATATGTCCTTGCTACAGATTGTTTATATGACGCCATACGTATGTAGGCGCTTTCTCGCTGTTCATCAACTGTATCCAGGCTCCTAGCTATTTCGACTTTGTTCTGCTCTGCCGTCTGACAGCTGTATCTGTGCGTTGGCACCAGAACTTCTGAGGGTATCACTGCCTCTGCTCCGTATACGAGGCTAAATATATTTTGGCTTGTTGCCATTTTCGGTGTTGTTCTGTCTAACCAGAGTACTAATGGTAGTTCATCTGCCCATTTCCCCCCAACTCTTTCAGCCTTTTTCTGAGGTTCTCCacaatgattttgttgctggactcgGCTTGGCCATTGGTTTGCGGATATCTGGGGGCTGACTTTCTCAGTGTTATGTTCCATCGTGCACAGAAGCCCTTGGTGTTATCTGATATGAACTGGGATCCATTGTCGCATATGATTTCGGATGGTAACCAAATCTGCTTATGATGTTGCGCTTGATAAAAGAGATCACCTGTCGTTCTTTTATCTCTGTCATTGCCTCTGCTTCAATCCACtttgagaagtaatcagtcataactAGCATATACACTATGTTTCCTGGAGCCCTGGGAAGCttacctactatgtccatgccccacatcaTGAATGGCCATGGAGAGATAATCGGATGCATTGGTTCTGCATGCTGGTGGATTGCTGGAGCCGCTTTTTGACATGACTCACATCGTTTGGCATGATTTACGGCATCTGCGCGCATGGTTGTCCAGAAATACCCCTGTCTTAAGATTTTGTTAGACAGGCTTCGTCCTCCAGCATGGTTCCCGCATTCTCCGCCGTGCACATCCTGCAGTACTGTTTCTGCTTCCTCTTTGTTCAAGCACCTGAGGCATGGTCCTGCCAACGATTTTCAAAAGAGGATGTTATCAATCAAGATATACCTGGATGCTTTGATTCTGAAACTTTGTGCTTCCTTTCTATCCCCAGGGAGTGTCCCATACCTTAGCCAATTTAAGTACGGTACTCTCTAATCTGGATCCTGCTGTCCTATTGTGGAAACCAGAGTCCTGGCTCCCTGCGTACACTGCGTGTGTACTGCTTCTTTCACCGTATTCTGATCTGGCTTCTTCTGGATGGCTGGAGTTAATACATGGGTGATAGGTATATTTGACAGCGCTGTGGGCTGGAAGGTGGCCCCTAATGTTGCcagggcgtctgcttccacgtttTGATCTCATGTCACCTGAGTTATCTTGAACGTTCTAAACTTTGACTTTTGCTCTGTGGCTATCTTCAAGTAGGCTATCATTTTTGAATCACGTGCCACATTTTCGTTGTCTATATGATTTACCACAAGTAAGGAGTCACTATACACCCTCATGTTGCTTAGCTTAAGCCCCGATGCCATCTACATCCCAAGTATAAGGGCTTCATACTCGgcttcattgttggttgccttgaactcACACCTAATAGCTTGTACTATCAGATCACCATTAGGTGATCGAAGACCAAACCCACACCGGCTCCCCTTGCATTTGAGGCTCCTTCAATGTATAGGGTCCATATCTCGCTATCCTGACTCCCCATTATTGTCAGCATTCCTTCTTCTGCCTCCCCACGGGTACAAGGGCAGAAGTCAGAGACGAAATCTGCTAGGGCCTGGGATTTTATCGCTGTTCTGGGTTCGAATTGTAAGTCAAACCCACTAAGATGTACTGGCCATTTAGTCATTCTACCCgaaagttcaggcttcctcataatAGTCTTTAGCTGGTAGTTGGTTATTACGTGGATGGTGTGAGATTGAAAGTACGACCGCAGTTTATAGGAAGCAGTAACCAAAGCCAATGCTAGTTTTTCAAAggaagtgtacctggtctctgcaggaagcAGAGACTTGCTAATGTAATATACGGGATCTTTGCACTCCTTCTTGTTCTTTGACCAAGACTGCACTTACACCGCTTCCGTGATCGAGAGGTACAAGAATAGTGGCTCCCCTTGCTCCGGCTTTGCGAGTAACGGTGGCGTGCTTAGGTAGCTTTTGAGTTCTGTGAATGCCTTTTCATGTTGCTCGGTCCATTCGAATTTCTGACTTTTCCTCAATATATCATAGAACAGCTTGCACCTATCTGAAGCCCTTGATATGAACCTGTTTAATGCCGCCACCTTCCCTGCCAGCCTTTGCACATCTTTTGGTTTCTGCGGTGACTCCAGCTGGAGTATTGCTTTTATTTGTTCCTTGCTTGCCTCAATTCCTATCTGGGTCACCATATACCCTAGGAATTTTCCCAAGGATACTCCAAACGAACACTTGGACGGATTAAGTTTCATTTTAAACTCCCTTAATGACTGGAAGGTGTCTGCCAAGTGCTCCATGTGCATTTCTGCCTTTTTGGActttaccaccatgtcgtctatgtatacttccatggtctTTCCTATTTGCTGCTTGAACATCTTATTTACCAACCGTTGTTAAGTGGcccctgcgttctttaggccaaagggcatgaccttgtaacaatatatgcctctttctgACATAAATGCCGTTTTCTCTTGATCTTGTGGATGCATCTTGATCTGATTCTAACCGCTCCAGGCGTCGAGGAAAGTGAGTACCTCGTGTCCCATAGTAGTGTCCACCATTGCATTGATATGTGGTAATGGAAAGGGGTCcttgggacaagctttgtttaAATCTGTGAAGTCtacacacaccctccattttccgTTCTTCTTGGGCACAACTACCACATTAGAACGCCATTCAGGGTAGCTAACTTCTCTAATTTTACCCGCTGCCAAGAGACTGTCTACTTCTTTGTTAATGACTTCGTTTCGTTCTGccgcgaattttcttctcttctgcTAGACTGGGGTGCAGCCTGGGTTCACACTTAGCTTATGTGAAATAAGAGATGGGTCTATACCTACCATATCATTGTGGGACTAAGCGAAGCAGTCCATGTTGGTTTTCAGAAATTAAGTCAGCTGGCTGCGCAGCTCTTCACTGCAAGTTGCCCCAATCAATACTGTCCTATCCGGGTGTTCCTCGTCCAGGTGTATCTGGTCCAGTTCCTCCAAGGGAGGCTCCTTGTATTCTGTCGAGGTGCCCCGGTCCTATAATTGCTATGAGGGGAGCTTGGTTGTAGTCTTGAGGGCTTGAGCGTAGCAGTTTCTTGATTCCTCTCGATCTCCTTTTACTGTGACCGTACCCCATGGTGTTGGGAACTTGAGACactgatgatatgttgagggAACCGCCTTTATCTAATGCAggcatggtcttcctagtatcacGTTGTAGGTGGTTAGACCCTCAATGACTAGGTATCTCACTAGTTTATTAAATCCTTCAATATATGTTGGGATGGTTATCTCACCTACTGAATGCGCAGTCTCACCCCTGAATCCCACCAGGGGCACATATTTCTTTATCAGGTTCTCTTTATCAAAACCCATGGTTTTGAGGGTTTCAAGCATGATGAGGTTCACAGAACTCCCTGTATCCACTAATGCTTTTCGTACGGTGCAATTGCCAATGGACAACGTTATAGTCAGGGCATCGTCGTGTTGCTCTGCGCCGCTTTCTGTGTCGGTTTCGTCGAAGGTTACTGGGGTTAAATTACTTTGGCTTACTCTGTATGAAGTTTGTGGATGATTTCCTTTGCTTCCGGTGGCTTTCCTCTTAGCGGCGGAATATGTTAAACTGGATAGCTAGGacccgcctgttatcacgttaataATCTTTGTGCATAAGGGTGGAGCAGAAGGAAGCACTTGATTTGCTGTTTCTCTCCTatcctgcttgcccccacgtgataacaggtggtccAAGTTTCCCATGCATACCTGGAACTTTACCTCCTTTCGCAACCTGTAGCAGTCTTCTGTCCTGTGACCTATGTCCTGATGCCATTCGCATCTCTTGCTAATGCCCTTGTCGTCGTTGGGTCGATCCTGAGTGGGAGGCTTTGGACACCTAACCTG is a genomic window containing:
- the LOC141631478 gene encoding uncharacterized protein LOC141631478, which encodes MYPYERFEEVQQRATAALRLEEDIQARKGITNFDKPDRKILTEKKDERAKPYSRPNISRIAEKTQQVDDSQHPPKLSEYGFNTGMEGLFKALRGLGDQVRCPKPPTQDRPNDDKGISKRCEWHQDIGHRTEDCYRLRKEVKFQVCMGNLDHLLSRGGKQDRRETANQVLPSAPPLCTKIINVITVTFDETDTESGAEQHDDALTITLSIGNCTVRKALVDTGSSVNLIMLETLKTMGFDKENLIKKYVPLVGFRGETAHSVGEITIPTYIEGFNKLVRYLVIEGLTTYNVILGRPCLH